The segment GGTGGTCAGGGAGGGAGAGACGAGGCTCGCCAGGCGGATGTCGTCACAGCCGATCACGGCGAGGTCGCCGGGCACATGGACCCCTAGTTCGGCGCAAGCCTGCAGCGTCCCGATGGCGACGAGGTCGTTGTAGCAGACGAGCGCGGAGAGGTCGGGTCGCCGCTCGAGCAGGCGCTTCGCCGCCTCGGTTCCGCCTCCCTCGTCCGGCGTGCAGGCTTTGATCAGGGCAGGATCGATCCTGCCCCCGGTGGTTTCAAGCGCATTGGTGTAACCCTGCAGGCGCCTCTTGCCGCTGTAGGAGTCGCTTGGGCCGGCGAGCAAGCCTATGGTGCCGTGGCCTCTCGCCAGTAGGTGATGAACGGCGCGCATGGCCCCGTGAGCATCGTCGATCTCGAGCGTTCCCGCCACTCCGGAAGGGGCGCTGCGGTTGATCAACACGGCGGCTCCGTGCCGCTTGATCAGCGGCAGGAGAGCCTCGTCCGCTAGGCGGGCGCTGCAGAGCACAACGCCGTCGACGCGGTTGTCCTCGAGCCGCTCGAGGGCCGCCGCTTCTCGCTGGTGGTC is part of the Deinococcota bacterium genome and harbors:
- a CDS encoding LacI family transcriptional regulator translates to MPKITIADVAKEAGVSTMTVSRVLNRKGEISQSTRDRVQREIDRLGYRPSAVARGLATRRTQTIGLVIPDITNPFFPEIVRGAEDTAWQAGYTIVLCNTVEDHQREAAALERLEDNRVDGVVLCSARLADEALLPLIKRHGAAVLINRSAPSGVAGTLEIDDAHGAMRAVHHLLARGHGTIGLLAGPSDSYSGKRRLQGYTNALETTGGRIDPALIKACTPDEGGGTEAAKRLLERRPDLSALVCYNDLVAIGTLQACAELGVHVPGDLAVIGCDDIRLASLVSPSLTTLRVDKYDLGVQAVRMLLGRMEEGAAPHERLIKPELVVRASAP